One stretch of Pseudomonas azotoformans DNA includes these proteins:
- a CDS encoding methyl-accepting chemotaxis protein, with the protein MNSLRNMSISRRLWLILIVAVLMLLALGLLMLKQIHGDLYQAKRQQTQHVVQTASGILTFYHGLETTGVMTREAAQKQALSAVRGLRYDHDDYFWINDLTPVMIMHPANPKLDGQNLSAIRDPDGFAVFNEFVSLAKAKGAGIVNYRWPKPGAEAPVAKTSYIQLFEPWGWIIGSGVYVDDVQAEFSGQVWKASFIGLGIAVLMALLVALIARSIVRPLQDAVNAMGNIASGESDLTRSLDTHGQDEVTQLARHFNSFTAKLRQVVSQLQECANALGQSSQELGTNATQAHDRSQQQSQQMELVATAINQVTYGVQDVAKNAEHAASEMRDAQAQAQQGQVNIDGSLQQIDQLSGTISQAVEVIRTLSAESTQIGSVLEVIRSIADQTNLLALNAAIEAARAGEQGRGFAVVADEVRLLAQRTQKSTAEIQGMIERLQGHSEAAVKVISDSHSASQLTIEQAGQAGASLTAIGQALRNLNGLNASIASATLQQAHVVEDINQNVTQAAGLSHSTALAAEQSSVASAQLRGLSEQLDGLLRQFKV; encoded by the coding sequence ATGAACAGTTTGCGCAATATGTCGATCAGCCGGCGTCTCTGGCTGATCCTGATAGTCGCCGTGCTGATGCTGCTGGCCCTGGGTTTGCTGATGCTCAAGCAGATCCACGGCGACCTTTACCAGGCCAAGCGCCAACAGACCCAACACGTGGTGCAGACCGCCAGCGGGATCCTGACGTTTTATCACGGCCTCGAAACCACTGGTGTGATGACCCGCGAAGCGGCCCAGAAACAAGCCCTGAGTGCCGTGCGCGGTTTGCGCTACGACCATGACGACTACTTTTGGATCAACGACCTCACGCCCGTGATGATCATGCACCCGGCCAACCCCAAGCTCGACGGCCAGAACCTCTCGGCCATCCGCGACCCCGACGGGTTTGCGGTGTTCAACGAATTCGTGAGCCTGGCCAAGGCCAAGGGCGCCGGCATCGTCAACTATCGCTGGCCAAAACCCGGTGCCGAAGCGCCGGTGGCCAAGACCTCGTACATCCAACTGTTCGAGCCGTGGGGCTGGATCATCGGTTCCGGCGTGTACGTGGACGATGTGCAGGCCGAGTTCAGCGGCCAGGTGTGGAAAGCCTCGTTTATCGGCCTGGGTATCGCGGTGCTCATGGCGTTGCTGGTGGCGCTGATCGCCCGCAGCATCGTGCGCCCGTTGCAGGACGCGGTGAACGCCATGGGCAACATCGCCAGCGGCGAAAGCGACCTGACCCGCAGCCTCGACACCCACGGCCAGGACGAAGTCACCCAACTGGCCCGGCACTTCAACAGCTTCACCGCCAAGCTGCGCCAGGTGGTCAGCCAGTTGCAGGAATGCGCCAACGCCCTGGGCCAGTCGTCCCAGGAACTGGGCACCAATGCGACCCAGGCCCATGATCGCAGCCAGCAACAGTCCCAGCAGATGGAACTGGTGGCCACCGCCATCAACCAAGTCACCTACGGCGTGCAGGACGTGGCCAAGAACGCCGAACACGCCGCCAGCGAAATGCGCGACGCCCAGGCCCAGGCGCAGCAAGGCCAGGTCAATATCGACGGCAGCCTGCAGCAGATCGACCAGCTCTCCGGCACCATCAGCCAGGCGGTGGAGGTGATCCGCACCCTGTCCGCCGAAAGCACCCAGATCGGCAGCGTGCTCGAAGTGATCCGCTCGATTGCCGACCAGACCAACCTGCTGGCCCTCAACGCCGCGATCGAGGCAGCCCGCGCCGGCGAGCAAGGCCGTGGCTTTGCGGTGGTGGCCGATGAAGTGCGGCTGCTGGCCCAGCGCACACAAAAGTCCACCGCCGAGATCCAGGGCATGATCGAGCGCCTGCAAGGCCACTCGGAGGCCGCGGTCAAGGTGATCAGCGACAGCCACAGCGCCTCGCAACTGACCATCGAGCAAGCCGGCCAGGCCGGGGCCAGCCTGACCGCCATCGGCCAGGCGCTGCGCAACCTCAACGGCCTCAACGCCTCGATTGCCAGTGCGACGCTGCAGCAGGCCCATGTGGTGGAAGACATCAACCAGAACGTTACCCAGGCGGCGGGTTTGTCCCACAGCACGGCGCTGGCGGCGGAGCAGTCGAGTGTGGCGAGTGCGCAGTTGCGTGGCCTGAGTGAACAGCTTGACGGCCTGTTGCGCCAATTCAAAGTCTGA
- a CDS encoding AAA family ATPase, translating to MKVVVLAGPESSGKSWLAAELQAHFGGLMVGEYVRHFIDHHQRDTTLADIPAIARGQLAWEDAARARQPELLILDTHLLTNKLWSQTLFGDYPAWLDSELLARHYDLHLLLSPDDVEWTADGQRCQPDLADRQAFFQCSLEWMQQHQQAVLVIRGDWQARRTAAFAAVEKLL from the coding sequence ATGAAGGTGGTGGTACTGGCCGGCCCGGAATCCAGCGGCAAAAGCTGGCTGGCGGCAGAGTTGCAAGCGCATTTCGGCGGGTTGATGGTCGGTGAATACGTACGCCATTTCATCGATCACCATCAGCGCGACACCACCCTGGCCGACATCCCGGCCATTGCCCGTGGTCAACTGGCCTGGGAAGACGCCGCCCGCGCCCGGCAGCCCGAACTGCTGATCCTCGACACGCACCTGCTGACCAACAAACTCTGGAGCCAGACCCTGTTCGGCGACTACCCCGCCTGGCTCGACAGCGAACTGCTGGCCCGCCACTACGACCTGCACCTGCTGCTCTCGCCGGACGATGTGGAATGGACCGCCGACGGCCAGCGCTGCCAGCCGGACCTGGCCGACCGCCAGGCGTTTTTCCAGTGCAGCCTGGAGTGGATGCAGCAGCATCAACAGGCGGTGCTGGTGATACGAGGGGATTGGCAAGCGCGCCGAACGGCGGCGTTTGCTGCGGTAGAGAAGCTACTGTAG
- a CDS encoding (2Fe-2S)-binding protein — translation MISQHITVALEVNGQRREVSAMADTPLLLVLRNDLELNGPKYGCGLGECGACTVIIDGVAARACVFPLSGAVGREIVTLEGLGTRQAPHPVQQAFIDEQAAQCGYCLNGMIMTAKALLDRNPNPSEAQVRNELSGNLCRCGTHIEILRAVLRAARLMTVD, via the coding sequence ATGATCAGCCAGCACATCACAGTAGCGCTTGAGGTCAACGGGCAAAGGCGCGAAGTCAGCGCTATGGCGGACACACCGCTGTTGCTGGTGCTGCGCAATGACCTGGAACTCAATGGTCCCAAATATGGCTGTGGCCTGGGGGAGTGCGGTGCCTGCACCGTGATCATCGATGGGGTGGCGGCGCGCGCCTGTGTGTTTCCGTTGTCGGGGGCCGTGGGACGCGAGATTGTCACCCTCGAAGGCCTGGGCACGCGCCAGGCGCCGCACCCGGTGCAACAAGCCTTTATCGATGAGCAGGCCGCGCAATGTGGCTACTGCCTCAACGGCATGATCATGACCGCCAAGGCCTTGCTCGACCGTAACCCCAACCCCAGCGAAGCCCAGGTGCGCAACGAGCTGTCGGGCAACCTCTGCCGCTGCGGCACCCATATTGAAATCCTGCGCGCCGTGCTGCGTGCGGCCCGCCTGATGACCGTGGATTGA
- a CDS encoding TetR/AcrR family transcriptional regulator yields the protein MVIKKTGIRAQQADQTRARILQAAVKVFTRDGYSGGRVDTISKEADSNDRMLYYYFGSKEHLFVCVLEHIYEQFNKAESKLKLDLDAPEQALRDLVAFIWNYYVKHPEFVAILSIENLHQGKHAQQSGEMRRLSGEAVGVLKPIIEAGQAQGVFRQDIDLKHVYLMIASLCYFYNSNRHTLSSFLGEDLANKGQQQNWLSFISDLVIRGVTPPSL from the coding sequence ATGGTGATCAAGAAGACCGGCATCCGCGCCCAACAGGCCGACCAGACCCGCGCGCGCATCCTCCAGGCGGCGGTCAAGGTGTTCACCCGTGACGGTTATTCCGGCGGGCGTGTCGACACCATTTCCAAGGAAGCCGACTCCAACGACCGCATGCTTTATTACTATTTCGGCAGCAAGGAACACCTGTTCGTCTGCGTGCTGGAACACATCTATGAGCAGTTCAACAAAGCCGAAAGCAAGCTCAAGCTGGACCTGGACGCACCGGAGCAGGCCCTGCGCGACCTGGTGGCGTTTATCTGGAATTACTACGTCAAGCACCCGGAATTCGTGGCGATCCTGAGCATCGAAAACCTGCACCAGGGCAAGCATGCCCAGCAATCCGGCGAGATGCGCAGGTTGTCCGGGGAAGCCGTGGGCGTCTTGAAGCCGATCATCGAAGCTGGCCAGGCCCAGGGCGTGTTTCGCCAGGATATCGACCTCAAGCACGTGTACTTGATGATCGCCTCGCTCTGCTACTTCTATAACTCCAACCGGCATACCCTCAGCTCATTCCTCGGTGAGGACCTGGCGAACAAAGGGCAGCAACAGAATTGGCTGAGTTTTATCAGTGATTTAGTGATACGTGGCGTCACCCCGCCCTCCCTGTAA
- a CDS encoding MarR family winged helix-turn-helix transcriptional regulator: MPDSYVFSEQVGHLLRKAYQRHLAIFQQNVGDSQLTAVQFVTLCALRDHGASSLTELVKATAVDQATIRGIVERLKAKELISLEPDPQDKRKVVVDLSPAGAELVAQTAPRAAQISELTMSNLNPAERVAVLFLLRKMIDDPQD, from the coding sequence GTGCCTGATTCCTACGTCTTTTCTGAACAAGTTGGCCACCTGCTGCGCAAGGCCTACCAGCGCCACCTGGCGATCTTTCAGCAGAATGTCGGCGACTCCCAGCTAACCGCCGTGCAGTTCGTGACGCTGTGCGCACTGCGCGATCACGGTGCAAGTTCGCTGACCGAGTTGGTCAAGGCGACCGCCGTGGACCAGGCGACCATTCGCGGGATCGTCGAGCGGCTCAAGGCCAAGGAGCTGATCAGCCTGGAACCGGACCCGCAGGACAAGCGCAAGGTAGTGGTGGACCTGTCCCCGGCAGGCGCCGAACTGGTCGCCCAGACCGCTCCGCGCGCGGCGCAGATCAGTGAATTGACCATGAGCAATCTCAACCCGGCCGAACGGGTGGCGGTACTGTTCCTGTTGCGCAAGATGATTGACGATCCCCAGGACTGA
- the pnuC gene encoding nicotinamide riboside transporter PnuC, with protein MSGLELFAAALGVIAVWLTVKQNPWCWPIGLVMVLLYTWVFFDVKLYSDMLLQVVYAALQVYGWWQWTRAGEVKQGRQVTSLGVPAIIASLAVGAVGSLLLGAAMAHWTDAAQPWLDAALTGFSLVAQMWMAQKRVQCWPLWIAVDVIFVGLFLYKGLYLTAALYALFTVIAVQGWREWRADPALHA; from the coding sequence ATGTCCGGGCTTGAACTGTTCGCCGCCGCCCTCGGGGTGATCGCGGTATGGCTGACGGTCAAGCAAAACCCCTGGTGCTGGCCAATCGGGCTGGTGATGGTGTTGCTGTACACCTGGGTGTTCTTCGACGTAAAGCTCTATTCCGACATGCTTTTGCAGGTGGTCTACGCCGCGCTGCAGGTCTACGGGTGGTGGCAGTGGACCCGCGCCGGCGAGGTCAAGCAAGGACGCCAGGTCACCAGCCTGGGAGTGCCGGCGATCATCGCCAGCCTGGCCGTGGGTGCGGTGGGCAGCCTGCTGCTCGGCGCTGCCATGGCCCACTGGACCGATGCCGCGCAGCCCTGGCTCGACGCCGCCCTCACCGGCTTCAGCCTGGTGGCGCAGATGTGGATGGCACAGAAGCGCGTGCAGTGCTGGCCACTGTGGATCGCCGTGGATGTGATCTTCGTCGGGTTGTTCCTCTACAAAGGCCTCTACCTTACCGCCGCGCTCTACGCGCTATTCACCGTGATTGCCGTGCAAGGCTGGCGTGAATGGCGCGCCGACCCGGCGTTGCACGCATGA
- a CDS encoding molybdopterin cofactor-binding domain-containing protein encodes MTMPNLPLSRDQWLAKACVLLIVDEVLPPSGPVAKGGTPTVKPKELGLFIAVNDDGLVYAFNGHVDLGTGIRTSLAQVVAEELDLAMEQVQMVLGDTERVPNQGATIASATLQISAVPLRNAAAEARRFLLARAAGRWGVSTASLKVEAGVIRAPDGRTTTYSELVSGQHDQLRISGDAPLKATADYRLVGKGAARVDIPGKATGELTYVHDMRVPGMLHGRVIRPPYAGLDCGDFVGNSLLSVDESSIADIPGIVAVVVIRDFVGVVALREEQAIKAASALQVHWKPWNHALPDMSDVEQAIRDNPRVRRTVLDQGHVDEALAGASQRMPRSYLWPYQMHGSIGPSCGVADYSPAGSRVWSGSQNPHLLRADLAWLLECDEALIDVIRMEAAGCYGRNCADDVCADALLLSRAVGKPVRVQLTREQEHLWEPKGTAQLMDVDGGLNADGSIAAYDFETSYPSNGAPTLALLLTGRVEPVAAMFEMGDRTSIPPYDIDNMRVSINDMAPLVRASWMRGVSALPNTFAHESYIDELAFAAGVDPVEYRLRYLKDERAIDLVKSTAERANWTPRTAPMQTANEDHLLRGRGFAYARYIHSKFPGFGAAWAAWVADVAIDKQTGDVSVTRVVIGHDSGMMINPAGVQHQIHGNVIQSTSRVLKERVTFEESTVASKEWGGYPILTFPEVPQIDVMMMPRQDQPPMGAGESASVPSAAAIANAIYDATGIRFRELPITPERVLAALNAGTLGEPAKSPEKRRKWWFGALFATLGAVLATAWPFHNEIAPIAPPSAGTWSKATLERGRLLAAVGDCAVCHTAPGGATNAGGLAMETPFGTLYSSNITPDVKTGIGAWSYPAFERAMREGIGRDGRNLYPAFPYTAFRNINDADMQALYAYLMSQAPVSQAPTPNAMRFPFNIRPLMAGWNALNLRRGEITPRPERGEQWNRGNYLVNGLGHCAACHSPRNWMGAEKGGKAFLAGGMVDGWEAPALTGLSKAPTPWTEDQLFTYLSTGYSDAHGVAAGPMGPVVSELSKLPKADIRAMAVYLASLNGEAAAEAQVAAAVSVPNPNGRRVFEGSCKACHADGLGPKLFGVSPSLATNTNVHSDQPDNLIKVILQGISNPATKDLGYMPGFKDSLSNSQVADLVAYLRGQFAPNAPQWKGVEQKVAHLRANPGTH; translated from the coding sequence ATGACCATGCCGAACCTACCGCTTTCCCGTGACCAATGGCTGGCCAAGGCCTGCGTTTTGTTGATCGTCGATGAGGTGCTGCCGCCCTCGGGGCCGGTGGCCAAGGGCGGCACGCCCACGGTCAAGCCCAAGGAGCTGGGGCTGTTTATTGCGGTCAACGATGACGGCCTGGTGTATGCGTTCAACGGCCATGTGGACCTGGGCACCGGCATCCGTACGTCACTGGCGCAGGTCGTGGCCGAGGAACTGGACCTGGCGATGGAGCAGGTGCAGATGGTGCTTGGGGATACCGAGCGCGTGCCCAACCAGGGCGCGACCATTGCCAGCGCTACGTTGCAGATATCAGCAGTTCCCCTGCGCAACGCGGCCGCTGAAGCCCGACGTTTTCTGTTGGCGCGGGCAGCGGGACGCTGGGGCGTGAGCACCGCCAGCCTGAAAGTGGAGGCTGGCGTTATTCGAGCGCCGGACGGGCGCACCACCACCTATAGCGAACTGGTCAGCGGCCAGCACGACCAGCTGCGCATCAGCGGTGACGCGCCGTTAAAGGCCACTGCGGACTATCGCCTGGTGGGCAAGGGCGCCGCACGGGTGGATATCCCCGGCAAGGCCACTGGCGAACTGACCTACGTGCACGACATGCGCGTACCGGGCATGCTCCATGGACGGGTGATCCGCCCACCGTATGCGGGGCTCGATTGCGGCGATTTTGTCGGCAACAGCCTGTTGAGCGTGGATGAGTCCTCCATCGCCGATATTCCCGGCATTGTTGCGGTGGTGGTCATCCGCGATTTTGTCGGCGTGGTCGCGTTGCGTGAAGAGCAGGCGATCAAGGCTGCCAGCGCCTTGCAGGTGCATTGGAAGCCCTGGAACCACGCCTTGCCGGACATGAGTGATGTCGAGCAGGCCATCCGCGACAACCCTCGCGTGCGCCGCACCGTGCTTGACCAGGGCCATGTCGATGAAGCCCTGGCGGGTGCCAGCCAGCGCATGCCGCGCAGTTACCTGTGGCCGTACCAGATGCACGGCTCGATCGGCCCCTCCTGTGGCGTGGCGGATTACTCGCCGGCCGGCAGCCGGGTGTGGTCGGGCAGCCAGAACCCGCACCTGCTGCGCGCCGACCTGGCGTGGCTGCTGGAGTGTGATGAGGCGCTGATCGACGTGATCCGCATGGAAGCCGCCGGCTGTTATGGGCGCAATTGTGCGGATGATGTGTGTGCCGATGCTTTGCTGCTGTCCCGTGCAGTCGGCAAACCGGTGCGCGTGCAATTGACCCGTGAACAGGAACACCTGTGGGAGCCCAAGGGCACTGCGCAGTTGATGGATGTGGATGGCGGCCTCAACGCCGATGGCAGCATTGCCGCCTACGACTTTGAAACCAGTTACCCCTCCAACGGTGCGCCAACCCTGGCGTTGTTGCTGACCGGCCGCGTGGAACCGGTGGCGGCGATGTTCGAGATGGGCGACCGCACCTCGATTCCGCCCTACGACATCGACAACATGCGCGTGAGCATCAACGACATGGCGCCCCTTGTGCGCGCCTCGTGGATGCGCGGTGTGTCGGCGCTGCCCAACACCTTCGCCCACGAATCCTATATCGATGAATTGGCCTTCGCCGCCGGTGTCGACCCGGTGGAATACCGCCTGCGCTACCTCAAGGACGAACGCGCCATCGACCTGGTCAAATCCACCGCCGAACGCGCCAACTGGACGCCGCGCACCGCGCCGATGCAAACCGCCAATGAGGACCATCTGCTGCGTGGCCGGGGCTTTGCCTACGCGCGCTACATCCACAGCAAGTTTCCCGGTTTCGGCGCGGCCTGGGCGGCCTGGGTGGCGGACGTGGCCATCGACAAGCAGACTGGCGATGTGTCGGTGACCCGCGTGGTGATCGGCCATGACTCGGGGATGATGATCAACCCGGCCGGCGTGCAGCACCAGATCCACGGCAATGTGATCCAGTCCACCAGCCGTGTGCTGAAGGAGCGAGTGACCTTTGAGGAGTCGACGGTGGCGAGCAAGGAGTGGGGCGGCTATCCGATCCTGACCTTCCCTGAAGTACCGCAGATCGACGTGATGATGATGCCGCGCCAGGACCAGCCGCCGATGGGCGCCGGTGAGTCGGCGTCGGTGCCCAGTGCGGCGGCGATTGCCAATGCGATCTACGACGCCACCGGCATTCGGTTTCGCGAGTTGCCGATCACCCCGGAGCGCGTATTGGCGGCGCTGAATGCGGGCACCTTGGGCGAGCCGGCCAAGTCGCCGGAGAAACGGCGCAAATGGTGGTTCGGCGCGCTGTTCGCCACCCTGGGCGCGGTGTTGGCGACGGCCTGGCCCTTCCATAATGAAATCGCCCCGATTGCGCCGCCCAGCGCCGGCACCTGGTCCAAGGCCACCCTGGAGCGCGGGCGCTTACTCGCGGCAGTCGGTGATTGCGCGGTGTGCCATACGGCACCGGGCGGTGCGACCAATGCCGGTGGGCTGGCGATGGAAACCCCCTTCGGCACGCTGTACAGCAGCAATATCACTCCGGATGTGAAGACCGGAATCGGTGCCTGGTCGTACCCGGCGTTCGAGCGCGCGATGCGCGAGGGCATTGGCCGCGACGGGCGCAACCTGTACCCGGCATTTCCCTACACGGCGTTTCGCAATATCAACGATGCGGACATGCAGGCGCTGTATGCCTACCTGATGTCCCAGGCGCCGGTGAGCCAGGCGCCGACGCCGAATGCCATGCGCTTTCCGTTCAATATCCGGCCGTTGATGGCGGGGTGGAACGCGTTGAACCTGCGGCGTGGCGAAATCACCCCGCGGCCTGAACGTGGCGAGCAATGGAATCGCGGCAATTACCTGGTCAATGGCCTGGGGCATTGTGCGGCCTGTCATTCACCGCGCAATTGGATGGGCGCGGAGAAGGGCGGCAAGGCGTTCCTGGCGGGCGGCATGGTCGATGGCTGGGAGGCGCCAGCGTTGACAGGGCTGTCGAAGGCGCCGACGCCATGGACCGAAGATCAGTTGTTCACCTACTTGAGTACCGGCTATTCCGATGCCCATGGCGTGGCCGCAGGCCCGATGGGGCCGGTGGTGAGTGAGTTGTCGAAACTGCCCAAGGCGGATATTCGCGCCATGGCGGTGTACCTGGCATCGCTCAATGGCGAAGCCGCAGCCGAGGCCCAGGTGGCGGCCGCGGTCAGCGTGCCGAATCCCAATGGCCGACGCGTATTTGAAGGTTCATGCAAGGCCTGCCATGCCGATGGGCTGGGACCGAAGCTGTTTGGGGTGAGCCCGTCGCTGGCGACCAATACCAATGTGCACAGCGACCAGCCGGATAACCTGATCAAGGTGATTCTGCAAGGCATCAGTAACCCGGCGACCAAGGACCTGGGGTATATGCCGGGGTTCAAGGACAGTTTGTCGAACAGCCAGGTGGCGGATCTGGTGGCGTATCTGCGCGGGCAATTTGCGCCGAATGCGCCGCAGTGGAAGGGGGTGGAGCAGAAGGTGGCGCATCTGCGCGCCAACCCCGGTACCCATTGA
- a CDS encoding 2,5-dihydroxypyridine 5,6-dioxygenase, with product MPVSDCELTQMFEHVLKLSKVDPTQSVAVLKSHYSDPRTVRAAMDAAQRLGAKVYAVELPSFNHPKAMGNDMTAYCGDTALTGNIAAQRALEAADLIVDTMMLLHSPEQEQILKTGTRILLAVEPPEVLARMLPTEEDKVRVLAAEQLLKKARSIHVKSRAGSDFRAALGQYPSVTEYGFADEPGRWDHWPSGFLFSWPNEETAEGVLVLDIGDILLPFKTYTREKITLEIEKGFITQIHGGFEAEYLRDYMKYFNDPEVYGISHIGWGLQPRAQWTAMGLHDKNDGMCMDARAFYGNFLFSTGPNTEVGGTRKTPCHMDIPLRNCDVYLDDEAVVIAGDVVAPSGSLAR from the coding sequence ATGCCGGTAAGCGATTGCGAATTGACCCAGATGTTCGAGCACGTGTTGAAGCTGTCCAAGGTTGACCCGACCCAGAGCGTCGCCGTGCTCAAGAGCCATTACTCCGACCCGCGCACCGTGCGTGCCGCGATGGACGCTGCGCAGCGCCTGGGGGCCAAGGTGTATGCGGTGGAGTTGCCATCGTTCAACCATCCCAAGGCGATGGGCAACGACATGACCGCCTACTGCGGCGACACCGCACTCACCGGCAATATCGCCGCCCAGCGCGCCCTTGAGGCGGCGGACCTGATCGTCGACACCATGATGCTGCTGCACTCGCCGGAGCAGGAGCAGATCCTCAAGACCGGCACGCGCATCCTGCTGGCCGTGGAGCCGCCGGAAGTGCTGGCGCGCATGCTGCCCACCGAGGAAGACAAGGTGCGGGTGCTGGCAGCCGAGCAGTTGTTGAAGAAGGCACGTTCGATCCACGTCAAATCCCGCGCCGGCAGTGATTTCCGTGCCGCCCTGGGGCAATACCCCTCTGTGACCGAGTACGGCTTTGCCGATGAACCGGGGCGCTGGGACCACTGGCCTAGCGGCTTCCTGTTCTCCTGGCCCAACGAAGAAACCGCCGAGGGCGTGCTGGTGCTGGACATCGGCGACATCCTGCTGCCCTTCAAGACCTACACCCGCGAGAAGATCACCCTGGAAATCGAGAAGGGCTTCATCACGCAAATCCATGGAGGGTTCGAGGCCGAATACCTGCGTGACTACATGAAATACTTCAACGACCCCGAGGTGTACGGCATCTCCCATATCGGCTGGGGCCTGCAGCCACGGGCGCAGTGGACGGCCATGGGCCTGCACGACAAGAACGACGGCATGTGCATGGATGCGCGGGCGTTCTACGGCAATTTCCTGTTCTCCACCGGGCCGAACACCGAGGTCGGCGGGACACGCAAGACGCCGTGCCATATGGATATTCCGCTGCGTAATTGCGACGTGTACCTGGATGATGAGGCGGTTGTGATTGCGGGGGATGTGGTCGCCCCATCAGGCTCCCTGGCCCGCTGA
- the ggt gene encoding gamma-glutamyltransferase, protein MKYQPFSRTLIATALVLTVSGVQAASQAPVAGENGMVVTAQHLATHVGVDVLKAGGNAVDAAVAVGYALAVVYPAAGNLGGGGFMTVQLADGRKTFLDFREKAPLAATADMYLDKDGNVIDGLSAKGHLAVGVPGTVSGMELALSKYGTLKRAQVIAPAIKLAENGFALEQGDIDLLHTATGEFEKDKDMRAIFLHNGQPMQVGQKLVQKDLAKTLKEISAKGSDGFYKGWVAKALVDSSQAGKGIITQADLDKYKTRELAPIECDYRGYHVVSAPPPSSGGVVICQIMNILEGYPMADLGYHSAQGLHYQIEAMRHAYVDRNSYLGDPDFVKNPIEHLLDKNYAAKLRDAIEPQKAGDSQAIKPGVSPHEGNNTTHYSIVDKWGNAVSVTYTLNDWFGAGVMASKTGVILNDEMDDFTVKVGVPNMYGLVQGEANAIAPGKAPLSSMSPTIVTKDGKAVMVVGTPGGSRIITATLLTILNVIDYKMNIQEAVDAPRFHQQWMPETTNLERFAVSPDTQKILESWGHKFAGPQDANHLAAILVGAPSLDGKPVGNNRFYGANDPRRNTGLSLGY, encoded by the coding sequence ATGAAATACCAACCTTTCAGCCGTACCTTGATTGCCACAGCCCTGGTGTTGACCGTCAGTGGTGTGCAAGCCGCCTCCCAGGCCCCGGTGGCCGGTGAAAATGGCATGGTGGTAACGGCCCAGCATTTGGCAACTCATGTGGGTGTCGACGTACTCAAGGCCGGCGGTAATGCGGTCGACGCTGCCGTGGCCGTGGGCTATGCGCTGGCGGTGGTGTACCCGGCGGCGGGCAATCTGGGCGGCGGCGGTTTCATGACCGTGCAACTGGCGGACGGGCGCAAGACCTTCCTCGACTTCCGCGAAAAAGCCCCGTTGGCGGCCACCGCCGACATGTACCTGGACAAGGACGGCAACGTCATCGACGGCCTCAGCGCCAAGGGCCACCTGGCTGTCGGCGTGCCCGGCACCGTGTCGGGCATGGAGCTGGCGCTGAGCAAATACGGCACCCTCAAGCGTGCCCAGGTCATCGCCCCGGCGATCAAGCTGGCGGAAAACGGCTTTGCGCTGGAGCAGGGCGACATTGACCTGCTGCACACAGCCACCGGCGAGTTTGAAAAAGACAAGGACATGCGCGCAATCTTCCTGCACAACGGCCAGCCGATGCAGGTCGGCCAGAAGTTGGTGCAGAAGGACCTGGCCAAGACCCTCAAGGAAATCTCGGCCAAGGGCAGCGACGGTTTCTATAAAGGCTGGGTGGCCAAGGCGCTGGTGGATTCCAGCCAGGCCGGCAAGGGCATCATCACCCAGGCCGACCTCGACAAGTACAAGACCCGCGAACTGGCGCCTATCGAGTGCGACTACCGTGGCTACCATGTCGTTTCGGCACCGCCTCCCAGCTCGGGCGGCGTGGTGATCTGCCAGATCATGAACATCCTCGAAGGCTACCCGATGGCCGACCTGGGCTATCACTCGGCCCAGGGTCTGCACTACCAGATTGAGGCCATGCGCCACGCCTATGTGGACCGCAACAGCTACCTCGGTGACCCGGACTTCGTGAAGAACCCGATCGAACACCTGCTGGACAAAAACTACGCGGCCAAACTGCGTGACGCCATCGAGCCGCAAAAAGCCGGTGACTCCCAGGCGATCAAGCCAGGTGTGTCGCCCCATGAAGGCAACAACACCACTCACTACTCCATCGTCGATAAGTGGGGCAACGCGGTGTCCGTCACCTACACCCTCAACGACTGGTTCGGTGCGGGCGTGATGGCGAGCAAGACCGGGGTGATCCTCAACGATGAAATGGACGACTTCACCGTCAAGGTCGGCGTGCCGAACATGTACGGCCTGGTCCAGGGTGAAGCCAACGCCATCGCACCGGGCAAGGCGCCGCTGTCGTCGATGAGCCCGACCATCGTGACCAAGGACGGCAAGGCCGTGATGGTCGTCGGTACGCCAGGTGGCAGCCGCATCATTACCGCGACCTTGCTGACTATCCTGAATGTCATCGACTACAAGATGAACATCCAGGAAGCCGTGGACGCGCCGCGTTTCCACCAGCAGTGGATGCCGGAAACCACCAACCTCGAGCGGTTTGCAGTGAGCCCGGACACCCAGAAGATCCTCGAAAGCTGGGGTCACAAGTTTGCCGGGCCGCAGGATGCCAACCACTTGGCGGCGATCTTGGTCGGCGCACCGTCGCTGGATGGCAAGCCGGTGGGTAACAACCGCTTCTATGGGGCGAATGACCCGCGTCGCAATACCGGCCTGTCCCTGGGTTACTAA